The proteins below are encoded in one region of Sporanaerobacter acetigenes DSM 13106:
- a CDS encoding patatin-like phospholipase family protein produces MYGVILEGGGAKGAYHIGAYKAIMDMGIEIGGIAGTSVGALNGAMLVQGEYEKAYELWYNMTYSRVIEANDEKIEKIKNGKMSRSDIKNLAGAIKGVINDGGLDITPLRNLLEEVIDEEKIRNSGKDFGIVTVSLSDLKPVEIYIEDIPKGMLVDYLIASAYFPVFKKEKIDGKKYIDGGVYNNLPINLLSDKGYKDLIAIRTHGVGRAKKFDTKDLNIIYISPNEDLGKTLDFDSETARRDLQLGYYDGIKALRKLKGYKYYIEPKRDEEYFLNTLLNLGEDKILEIGQVLGIENVPYRRALFEFIMPKISEILGTDKENDYEDIVIRFLEILAEKYDIEKFKIYSYDEFLDIVKKQYKEREIKEDNGGILAKVVKKVDFLSALNKDETTLNIADIIF; encoded by the coding sequence ATGTACGGTGTAATTCTTGAAGGTGGAGGAGCCAAAGGAGCATATCATATAGGAGCATATAAAGCTATAATGGATATGGGAATTGAAATTGGCGGAATAGCAGGCACTTCTGTTGGAGCGTTGAATGGTGCCATGTTGGTTCAAGGCGAATATGAGAAAGCCTATGAACTTTGGTACAATATGACTTATTCACGAGTCATAGAAGCCAATGATGAGAAAATAGAAAAAATAAAAAATGGGAAGATGAGTAGAAGTGATATAAAAAACTTAGCAGGGGCAATTAAAGGAGTTATAAATGATGGAGGATTAGATATAACTCCTTTGAGAAATTTGTTAGAAGAAGTAATAGATGAAGAAAAAATTAGAAATTCAGGAAAGGATTTTGGCATAGTCACAGTATCCCTTTCAGATTTAAAACCTGTGGAAATATATATTGAAGATATCCCTAAAGGAATGCTTGTAGATTATTTAATTGCTAGTGCATATTTTCCTGTATTTAAAAAAGAAAAAATAGATGGGAAAAAGTATATAGATGGAGGAGTTTACAACAATCTTCCTATAAATTTGCTTTCGGATAAAGGATATAAAGATTTAATTGCTATAAGGACTCATGGGGTAGGGAGAGCTAAAAAATTTGACACTAAAGATTTAAATATTATATATATTTCGCCCAATGAGGATTTAGGGAAAACCTTAGATTTTGACAGTGAAACAGCTAGAAGGGATTTGCAACTTGGATATTATGATGGAATAAAGGCTTTGAGAAAACTTAAGGGCTATAAATACTATATTGAACCTAAAAGAGATGAAGAATATTTTTTAAATACTCTATTAAATTTAGGTGAAGACAAAATTTTAGAGATAGGACAAGTTCTTGGTATAGAAAATGTACCTTATAGAAGGGCTTTGTTTGAGTTTATAATGCCAAAGATAAGTGAAATTTTAGGAACAGATAAAGAAAATGATTATGAAGATATTGTCATAAGATTCCTCGAAATATTGGCAGAAAAATATGATATAGAAAAATTCAAGATATATTCTTATGATGAATTTTTAGATATTGTCAAGAAACAATATAAAGAAAGAGAAATAAAAGAAGACAATGGAGGAATATTAGCTAAAGTTGTAAAAAAAGTAGATTTTCTTTCTGCATTGAACAAAGATGAAACAACTTTAAACATTGCGGATATCATATTTTAA
- a CDS encoding cobyric acid synthase, which produces MTSIMVQGTTSSAGKSMLCTALCRIFVEDGFTVFPFKSQNMSSKSYILEDDREISTAQALQAAAARLKPDSRMNPILLKPTGDRTSQVFIDGENKYTMDAVEYFKFKSSLKPMILKTFKEIESTYDVVVIEGAGSPAEINLKENDIVNMGMAEMADSPVLLIADIDRGGVFASLYGTVMLLEEEERKRIKGLVINKFRGDISLLQSGIDMIEKLIHIPVVGTIPYVHLELEDEDSLLDYEKNCNSKEQREWEREEEISKLAKVVRENMNMEYIYSVLKK; this is translated from the coding sequence GTGACAAGTATTATGGTACAAGGTACTACTTCTTCTGCAGGAAAGAGTATGCTTTGCACAGCATTGTGTAGAATATTTGTAGAAGATGGATTTACTGTATTTCCATTTAAATCTCAAAACATGTCATCTAAGTCTTATATCCTTGAAGATGACCGTGAAATAAGTACAGCACAAGCACTTCAAGCTGCTGCTGCTAGACTTAAGCCAGATTCAAGAATGAATCCCATTCTTTTGAAGCCTACTGGAGATAGAACTAGTCAAGTTTTTATAGATGGCGAAAATAAATATACTATGGATGCGGTAGAATATTTTAAATTTAAAAGTAGTTTAAAACCTATGATATTAAAGACGTTTAAAGAAATTGAGAGCACTTATGATGTAGTAGTCATAGAAGGGGCAGGGAGTCCAGCAGAAATAAATTTAAAGGAAAATGATATTGTAAATATGGGTATGGCTGAAATGGCAGATTCTCCAGTATTGTTGATAGCTGATATAGATAGAGGAGGTGTATTTGCATCTCTCTATGGAACAGTAATGCTTTTAGAGGAAGAAGAAAGGAAGAGAATAAAAGGACTTGTCATAAATAAGTTTAGAGGAGATATATCTCTTTTACAATCAGGCATAGACATGATAGAAAAACTAATTCATATTCCTGTAGTTGGAACTATTCCCTATGTTCATTTGGAACTTGAAGATGAAGATAGTCTTTTAGATTATGAAAAGAATTGCAATAGCAAAGAACAAAGGGAATGGGAAAGAGAAGAAGAGATATCTAAACTTGCAAAGGTAGTTAGAGAAAATATGAATATGGAGTATATTTACTCTGTTTTAAAGAAATAG
- a CDS encoding CapA family protein, with product MRKKISMLLIFILLFSTISVKAEDNGEKDETVISMAGDVLFDGVIRKYYNQYGIGYPWGKVKTYFTKDDLTIVNLETSITNGGKKWPNKQYNFRSSPMTPKAMKESGIDVVTLANNHVLDYGYDGFMDTLNNLDKYEIKYTGAGRNKKEAVKGIVAEENGVKIGIVAYSRVIPDSKWYANDKRPGVLSGYDPYVDEMCKKIQEMKKNIDIVVFSIHWGVERSTAPRAQEIKLAKKAIDNGADVVMGHHPHVLQGIQVYKGKPIFYSLGNFVFNSTSELSKKTMIGQVVIKNKKIERVNIIPCKIVNSRPIPLEGKDKVEAISYINGLSKGFNTKIEKEGFIDIK from the coding sequence TTGAGAAAAAAAATTTCCATGCTTTTAATATTTATTTTACTGTTTTCTACTATTTCTGTGAAAGCGGAAGACAATGGGGAGAAAGATGAAACGGTTATATCCATGGCAGGAGATGTTTTATTTGATGGAGTAATTAGAAAGTATTACAATCAATATGGGATAGGATATCCTTGGGGAAAAGTAAAAACTTATTTCACAAAGGATGACTTGACAATAGTAAATTTAGAGACCAGCATTACCAATGGAGGGAAAAAATGGCCAAACAAGCAGTACAATTTTAGATCTAGTCCCATGACACCAAAGGCGATGAAAGAATCAGGTATAGATGTGGTGACTCTTGCAAACAATCATGTGCTAGATTATGGATATGATGGATTTATGGATACGCTAAATAATTTAGATAAATACGAAATCAAGTATACAGGAGCTGGAAGAAATAAAAAGGAAGCAGTGAAGGGAATTGTAGCTGAGGAGAATGGAGTTAAAATTGGCATTGTAGCTTATTCAAGAGTTATACCGGATTCAAAGTGGTATGCAAACGATAAAAGACCTGGAGTTCTCAGCGGATATGATCCTTATGTAGATGAAATGTGTAAAAAGATTCAAGAGATGAAGAAAAACATAGATATAGTAGTTTTCTCTATTCACTGGGGAGTTGAAAGAAGTACTGCTCCAAGGGCACAAGAGATAAAGCTTGCTAAAAAAGCAATAGATAATGGTGCAGATGTTGTCATGGGTCATCATCCTCATGTTCTGCAAGGGATACAGGTTTATAAGGGAAAACCTATTTTTTATAGCTTAGGAAATTTTGTTTTCAATTCAACAAGTGAATTAAGCAAGAAGACTATGATTGGGCAAGTAGTCATAAAGAATAAGAAAATAGAAAGAGTAAATATCATACCATGTAAAATAGTTAATTCAAGACCTATACCTTTAGAGGGCAAAGATAAAGTAGAAGCCATATCCTATATAAATGGTCTATCTAAAGGGTTTAATACCAAGATAGAAAAAGAAGGATTTATAGATATAAAGTAG
- the cbiB gene encoding adenosylcobinamide-phosphate synthase CbiB, with protein MDIILAVLLDLLIGDPYSFPHPVKYMGKLISAEDNLQRKIFKTKRGLKIGGFIIVFLNICIAYFVPFLLLKSIKKYELIYHIVNVYLIYTCIAARCLHKEAMKVYKAFDDGIEEARLKLSYIVGRDTENLTESEIIKADIETVAENTSDGVIAPIFYILLFGAPGGMMYKMINTMDSMLGYMNEKYIDLGYFPARVDDVFNFIPARISGILMCVSSMFKYDVKNGFKIMLRDRKNHKSPNSAYPEGAVAGLLNIQLGGSSYYFGKIVEKPTIGDDNRSLEKDDIKRTVEIMYRAEMILIFIYICIVLLEK; from the coding sequence ATGGATATTATATTGGCAGTTCTTTTAGATTTGCTTATAGGAGATCCTTACAGTTTTCCTCATCCAGTGAAGTATATGGGAAAGCTTATTTCAGCGGAAGACAATTTGCAAAGAAAGATTTTCAAAACTAAAAGAGGACTTAAAATAGGAGGATTCATAATAGTTTTTTTGAATATTTGCATAGCCTATTTTGTTCCGTTTTTACTACTTAAAAGTATAAAAAAATATGAGCTTATATATCATATAGTTAATGTATATCTTATATATACTTGTATTGCCGCTAGATGTCTTCACAAAGAAGCAATGAAAGTATATAAAGCATTTGACGATGGAATAGAAGAGGCTAGATTGAAACTTTCGTATATAGTGGGAAGAGATACAGAAAACTTGACTGAATCTGAAATAATCAAGGCAGATATAGAAACGGTAGCAGAAAATACTTCTGATGGAGTCATTGCACCTATATTTTATATTTTACTTTTTGGAGCACCTGGTGGAATGATGTATAAAATGATAAATACTATGGATTCTATGCTTGGATATATGAACGAAAAATATATAGATTTGGGCTATTTTCCAGCGAGAGTAGATGATGTATTTAATTTTATCCCAGCAAGGATTTCAGGAATTTTGATGTGCGTATCTTCTATGTTTAAATATGATGTAAAAAATGGATTTAAAATAATGCTTAGAGATAGAAAAAATCATAAAAGTCCCAATTCAGCTTATCCTGAAGGAGCTGTGGCAGGACTTTTAAATATACAGCTTGGCGGAAGCAGCTATTATTTTGGGAAGATAGTAGAAAAACCTACTATTGGAGATGACAATAGGTCATTAGAAAAAGATGATATAAAAAGAACTGTTGAAATAATGTATAGAGCTGAAATGATTTTGATTTTTATTTATATTTGTATTGTTCTTTTAGAAAAGTAG